The Oscillatoria acuminata PCC 6304 genomic interval CAATATTTAGTCCAAGAATTTATCGAGGGTCAAACCTTAGCCCAAGAGTTGGAAACTGAGGGCGCACTCTCAGAATTTAAAGTGAGAGAGGTGCTATTTGATTTATTACCCGTTTTACAATTTGTTCATGAAAAGAAAGTAATTCACCGGGATATTAAACCCGAAAATATTATTCGCCGTGCCACCATAACCGAACTTTTAGAAACGAACCCTGAAGCGAAAGAAGAACCCAATCAGTTTCAATCGGGTCAACTGGTGTTAGTTGATTTTGGGGCGGCTAAATTTGCCACCGCCACCGCCTTGGGACGAACGGGGACAGTGATTGGGACTGCTGGATATGTTGCCCCGGAGCAATTTTTAGGCCAAGCGGTTCCGGCCAGTGATTTATATTGTTTGGGGGTAACTTGTGTTCAATTACTAACGGCAACTGAACCCTTTAGTTTATTTGATGTCAAGGAAGGAGTTTGGCATTGGCGGGATTATCTCTTATCTCCCGTTACTCTGGAATTTGCCAAGGTTTTAGACCGATTATTAGAAGCCAATCTGAATCAGCGTTATCATTCAGCGACGGAAGTTCTCACGGATTTAGATTGGTTACCCCCGGTGACTCATCGAACGACTCCCAAACCCAACCCATCCCCTGGAGTTCGGGGGAATTCGCCACCTCAACCCCCCAATAATCCCTCGATTGTTTCGCGCTTAATGGGAGCAACACCGCAAATGATTAAAGGGACAATTTTGGAGAATTTTGGCAAATTTGAAGCAGCGATCGCCTCTTATGACCAGGCGATCGCCCTCAAACCCAATAATGCCGATGCTTGGTACAAAAAAGCCCGCATTCATGCGGAGATGGGCAACCATGACGAGGCATTATCCGGCTATGAAAAAACTCTAGAACTCAAGCCAGAACGCTGGGACGCATGGCGCGACAAAGGCATCATGCTCTATAAACTGCGCCGCTATCCAGATGCAGTTTCCAGCTATTTGAAAGCGTTGCAATTTCAACCCAATCA includes:
- a CDS encoding protein kinase domain-containing protein, encoding MSYCLNPECQKPQNPAGYNFCHNCGAKLLLGDRYRALKSIGQGGFGRTFLAIDEYKPSKPRCVIKQFFPQFQTPQNAQKAAQLFQKEAVRLDDLGTHPQIPALLAHFDADNYQYLVQEFIEGQTLAQELETEGALSEFKVREVLFDLLPVLQFVHEKKVIHRDIKPENIIRRATITELLETNPEAKEEPNQFQSGQLVLVDFGAAKFATATALGRTGTVIGTAGYVAPEQFLGQAVPASDLYCLGVTCVQLLTATEPFSLFDVKEGVWHWRDYLLSPVTLEFAKVLDRLLEANLNQRYHSATEVLTDLDWLPPVTHRTTPKPNPSPGVRGNSPPQPPNNPSIVSRLMGATPQMIKGTILENFGKFEAAIASYDQAIALKPNNADAWYKKARIHAEMGNHDEALSGYEKTLELKPERWDAWRDKGIMLYKLRRYPDAVSSYLKALQFQPNQPLIWLLMSMAIKQTGNNKEAQTTLEQARQIMPERDNERASLLWQAWEILIKN